A window of candidate division KSB1 bacterium contains these coding sequences:
- the manA gene encoding mannose-6-phosphate isomerase, class I yields MLNCGWERMRALRPELNMNGRYVPLSRLVEQFPVKILGSEVSRRFNNTLPFLFKVLSIGEPLSIQAHPNKEQAVTLFERDPVHYPDSNHKPEIAVALDHLTALVGLKPIDDILYTLEKYPEFVHFLGRGFVSRWMKVLPLPVDRHAGHIKTLIVEILHQSEKRSDDLARILTELYQRLCQQIRDLDNAEKLFVKLWNTYRHGDVGLVFVFLLQIMNLNAGDAIFLRAGLPHAYVSGNIIECMANSDNVVRVGLTPKYKDVQTLADIIDCDPAPLTVLSDKGMKCAFYETPVDDFDLEKIRLGSQKIVTKNRPEILLITEGEIKLTWRQEGPHSASFGRGQSVFIPACLDEYGLEGIPEATVFRASTPEAI; encoded by the coding sequence ATGCTGAATTGTGGATGGGAGCGCATGCGGGCGCTTCGTCCCGAGCTCAATATGAACGGACGCTATGTTCCCCTCAGTCGGCTTGTTGAGCAATTCCCGGTAAAAATACTGGGATCTGAGGTCAGCAGGCGTTTTAACAACACATTGCCTTTTTTGTTCAAGGTGCTCTCGATTGGTGAACCGCTGTCGATTCAAGCTCACCCCAATAAGGAACAGGCTGTGACCCTGTTTGAACGCGATCCGGTACATTATCCGGACAGCAATCACAAACCGGAAATTGCCGTGGCTCTGGATCATTTGACCGCGCTGGTCGGTTTAAAACCCATCGATGATATCCTGTATACCCTCGAGAAATATCCCGAGTTTGTACATTTCCTGGGACGTGGTTTTGTCAGTCGCTGGATGAAGGTGTTGCCTCTGCCTGTGGATCGGCATGCCGGTCATATAAAAACCCTGATTGTAGAAATTTTGCACCAGTCAGAAAAGCGATCGGATGATTTAGCCCGAATCCTCACAGAATTGTACCAGCGTCTTTGCCAACAAATTAGAGACCTTGATAATGCCGAAAAACTGTTTGTCAAGCTATGGAATACGTATCGGCACGGAGATGTGGGATTGGTCTTTGTGTTTTTACTGCAGATCATGAACCTGAATGCGGGCGACGCCATATTTCTTCGGGCCGGTCTGCCGCATGCCTATGTATCCGGTAATATTATTGAATGTATGGCCAACAGTGATAATGTGGTGCGTGTGGGATTAACGCCGAAATACAAGGATGTTCAGACGCTTGCTGATATTATTGACTGTGATCCTGCGCCTTTAACGGTATTGTCCGACAAAGGGATGAAATGCGCCTTTTATGAAACGCCGGTGGATGATTTTGATCTGGAAAAAATACGGCTGGGTTCTCAAAAAATAGTCACAAAAAACCGCCCCGAGATTCTCCTGATTACAGAGGGTGAAATCAAGTTAACCTGGCGCCAGGAGGGACCCCACAGCGCTTCCTTTGGCCGGGGCCAGTCTGTCTTTATACCGGCGTGCCTGGACGAATATGGATTAGAAGGAATCCCGGAGGCTACCGTGTTTAGAGCGAGCACTCCAGAGGCCATTTAA